The Sulfurimonas sp. genome includes the window CACCCTCTTGAACTTTATATTGTTTACCACCGTTTTTGATAATTGCGTACATATACAATTCCTTGAATCTTTATAAAAGTTCGCAATTTTACCCAAACAAGCTTTAAGTTTTGTTTAATTAAGTTCTAATTGCATTAAATACATATCTTCACCATCGATAATTTTTATATCCACACCCTTACAAACAGGGCAACAGTAGTCCATTTTACCTATTGTTGATTCTTTTTGACAATTATTACATTGGATTACTATATCTTGCATATTTATGACAAACTCTGCTTCTTCACAAATTGTCTTTTCTTTAAAGGTATCAAAAGCTGTTTGAAGTAAACTTGGCTCTACTCCACTCATAACACCTATTTTAACTACTACTTTTAATACTTTTGTAGAATTATTCTCTCTCGCATTATCTTCACACGAATCCAAAAGTGATTGAACTATACTATATTCATGCATTTTTTATTTCCCTTAATCTATCTGGTGTTTTAATTGGACATACTTTATATACAAATTCTTGCCTTAGGGCATGAAAAGAACTATCTTTATCCCAAAATTCAGGATACATGACTTTTAACTCTTCTTCTTTGCATCTATCTATATGATTTTCATTTTCTTGAAGGTAATCTTGTTTTTCATATATATAATCTTCATATTTTTCTTCATC containing:
- the hypA gene encoding hydrogenase maturation nickel metallochaperone HypA — translated: MHEYSIVQSLLDSCEDNARENNSTKVLKVVVKIGVMSGVEPSLLQTAFDTFKEKTICEEAEFVINMQDIVIQCNNCQKESTIGKMDYCCPVCKGVDIKIIDGEDMYLMQLELN